GGTCCCCGGAAATGGCGCCACCAAGCGGGTGTATTCCATCTGATTTTTGGCCATCTGATACTGTGCGTTGGCGAGCTGGCGATTGGCCGTGAGTTCATCAAGCTCCGCTTGTGAGATCATCGCTCGCTCAAACAGCTCTTTCCCACGCTCATGCTGCTTAAGCGCCAACGCATGTTTCGCTTTGGCATCTTCAAGCGCCTGCTTTTGTTTGCTGTCGTCGAGTTTTGCCAGCAGTTGGCCTTGTTTTACGCGATCGCCCGCACGCACTAACACTTGCAAAATTTCGCCAGTGGTACGAAAGGCAATCGGCGTCTGCTCGGCAGCCACCACTTGCCCTTTAAACACGCGATATTGCGTTGTCACTGGCGCCCCGACTTGGTAAGTCGAAACGGTCAGTACATCACTTTGATGGTCTGGAGCGTGCTCTTGGCACCCGGCTAAAGCCAATACAGAAAGTAGTGTCAGCGTAATTAAAGATTTGTTCATTAGATCCCTTCCTCACGTTGCCACGCTTTGACAACCTGCCCTTCGGCAAGATTTTCCACTCCGGCTATCACCACGCGATCTTGACGGTTCAACCCCGAAATGACATCCCCGTTTGCGTTGAGTGACAATGTCACCTTCTTCAATCGTTGGTTCTCTTCATCCACCAGCCAAACCTCACCTTGCGAGCCTTTCTTTGACACCCAAGCCGCTTCTGGCAAGGTGAAATACGGCGTTGTATTGGCTTTACCAATCGAAACTTGTCCTGTCATCCCACTGAGTAAGTTCCTATCTTGCGGGCGAGTAATGGTCACAATCGCCGTGTAGCTGTTGGTATCAGCATCAGGGCGCGTGGTGATCTCTTTGAATTGAGCCGGGATAGGTTTATCGGGTTCGCTGTCCATCGTTACCCACATCGGAAGATTCTTAAGTTTGTCTAGGCCATTCGCCTCGACATAGGAAACAGGAATGGTAAACGAAACGTCTAGCGAACTGTTGTCGATCAAGTTAAGGATTTGCTGTTTGGCCGCGACCACTTGATTGGGTTTGACGTAGGTGTAAGAAACCACACCACTAAACGGCGCTTTCAACGTCGCATAGCCTAAATCCGTTTTTGCCTGTTCATAGGTTGCTCTCG
This Vibrio navarrensis DNA region includes the following protein-coding sequences:
- a CDS encoding efflux RND transporter periplasmic adaptor subunit, whose amino-acid sequence is MRKPLIKRTLLNSSVLLATIGLLVGCNQAVSETTALTVKPVKLLSVKDLMTSSADSFLAQIDATKRAQLSFQVAGQIDALTVRMGDEVQQGELLARLDQADLQLQLDAASAQYALAQTQWQRAQSLYHKKLISTDVYDQAETALTAARATYEQAKTDLGYATLKAPFSGVVSYTYVKPNQVVAAKQQILNLIDNSSLDVSFTIPVSYVEANGLDKLKNLPMWVTMDSEPDKPIPAQFKEITTRPDADTNSYTAIVTITRPQDRNLLSGMTGQVSIGKANTTPYFTLPEAAWVSKKGSQGEVWLVDEENQRLKKVTLSLNANGDVISGLNRQDRVVIAGVENLAEGQVVKAWQREEGI